Below is a window of Pseudarthrobacter equi DNA.
AGGACCACCAGTCGCCGGACTTACCTGCGTACTTGGCTTCCTCAGTGATTCCGGTGTTGGCGCCGGGCTGCAGCAGGACGCCCAGGCCGATGCCGATCAGCACCGCGATCAGGGACGTGATGGCGAACCACAGCAGGGTGTTCCAAGCCAGCCGGGCGGCGTTGGAAACCTGGCGAAGGTTGGAGATGGAGCTCACCACGGCCGTGAAGATCAAGGGTACGACGGCGGTCTGCAGCAGCGACACGTAGCTGGAGCCGATGGTCTGCAGTGTTGCGCCGAGGCCGTTGGGGTTGGTCTTGGTGCTGCCGGTGTACTTGGCCAGCAGGCCGAGGGCCAGGCCCACGATGAGTGCGGCGATGATTTGGAAGCCGAACGATCCAGCCCACTTGGGAAGCTGGAAGCCCGTCTTCCCTGCGGGGGAGGGGGTGCTTGTCTGAGTGCTCACCCGAATACGCTAGGTCCGAAGCCAATATCACGTCGAAACAATATTGAGAAATATTACGCATGCCCAGGCTCGGGAAGAAACAGAAAATCCCGGAAAACCAAGGAAGGCGGCGGGTTTTGTTACTTATTCCCGGGAGAGGTGTGCTTAACATCTCGCCGTGCCGTGCGGTGCGGTGCGCAAAGCTCGGTGAGGGAGCCTTCCGGCAGCTTGTGTCATAGCGACGAAGGAATCTCAATGATGTTGTCAGCGGATTTGGACTTTCCCAGCTGGACTGCGGTCGGCAAGGTTCCCGCGCCGGCGTGCACAAACGGAGGCGCTCTGGGTCCTGCTAGCGTTGCAAAAATGACGACTCATCAGATCGCCCTTGGTGCGATCAATATGGAGGCCCAGGATCCAGCCGCGCTTGCCGAATTTTGGGCGTCCGTAACCGGCGCCTTGCCCTCGCCCGGTGGTGACAGCGTCTACCTGCCACCTGCTGGTCCCGGAGGGTTCGCGATGTTCTTCCAACCCATGAAGGGTCCCCGCCCCGAGCACCAAGCGTTCCACCTCGACCTGACTGTCCCCTGGGGGTCACGACAGGCAGAGGTCGATCGCCTCCTGAGCCTCGGGGCCACCTACCGGTGGGACGTCCTGGATGAATTCCCACACGTGCAGTGGACAACTCTGGCTGATTTGGAGGGGAACCTCTTCTGCGTGGCCGAACACCCACCTGCAGACCAACAGGGTGCGTGAGCCGACCCGGGCGGCGGCATCTCCTTTAACCGACCTTGGGTAACGGGACGGCCCGAAGCACCCCCGTCGTTTTCTCATCGCGAAGGACTCAGGCAGCCAGAGAGTGCGCCCTCGCCGCCCCGGACCAGGCCCCGGCCACGCAGGCAGTTATGAGAGCAGCGCCCGCCGTAGCGTATCGAGTCCAACAGAGCCGATGTTCAGGGCCTTGGTGTGGAACTCCTTGAGGTCGAACCCTGGCCGTGACTCAAGTTCCGCGCGGATCTGTTCCCAGAGGCGCTGGCCCACTTTGTAGGAGGGCGCCTGGCCTGGCCAGCCCAGGTAGCGGGTGAACTCGAAGTTGAGCTGTCCTTCGCTGATGGGCAGGTTGGCTTTGAGGAACCCGTATCCCTTGTCCGGGGTCCACGTGCCGGTGCCCCAGCGTGCGGGCACCTCCAGTTCCAGGTGGACGCCGATGTCGAACACCACCCGGGCTGCGCGCATCCTTTGCATGTCCAGCATTCCCATGTGGTCGCCCGCGTCGTCGAGGTATCCGAGTTCCTGCATGAGCTTTTCCGCGTAGAGGGCCCAGCCTTCGCCGTGCCCGGAGGTCCAGCAGATGTTGCGCCGCCACTTGTTGAGCAGTTCGCGCCGGTAGGTGGCGGTGGCCACCTGAAGGTGGTGGCCGGGGACGCCTTCGTGGTAGACGGTGGTGGTTTCGGCCCAAGTGGTGAAGGTGTCCTCGCCCGCGGGAACGGACCACCACATCCGTCCGGGGCGGGTGAAGTCGTCGGAGGGGCCGGTGTAGTAGATGCCGCCTTCATCGGTGGGGGCGATGAGGCATTCCAGTTTCTTCATGACGTCCGGGATGTCGAAGTGGACGCCGGCCAGCTCCGCGACGGCCTTGTCGGAGAGTTCCTGCATCCAGACTTTGAGCGCGTCGGTGCCTTTGATCTGCCGGGCAGGATCGTTGTTCAGGATTTCTTTGGCTTCGGCGATGGAGGCGCCGGCCTTGATGGTCCCGGCCACCACCTCCTGTTCAGCGATCAGGCGGTCCAGTTCCTGCACGCCCCAGGCGTACGTTTCCTCCAGGTCCACGGTGGCGCCCAGGAAGGACCGTGATGCCAGCGCATAGCGGGCCTTACCCACTGCGTCTTTCTCCGGTGCGGCGGGCAGCAGGTTGGTGCGGAGGAACTCGGCAAGCCCGGTGTAGGCGCGGCGGGCGGCGGCAGCCCCGGCGTCGAGCTTCTCCTGCAGGGCGGTGCCCAGCGGGCCGGTTTCGGTGGCGGCGCCGGCGGCGAGCTTGGCGAAGAATCCGT
It encodes the following:
- a CDS encoding VOC family protein; this encodes MEAQDPAALAEFWASVTGALPSPGGDSVYLPPAGPGGFAMFFQPMKGPRPEHQAFHLDLTVPWGSRQAEVDRLLSLGATYRWDVLDEFPHVQWTTLADLEGNLFCVAEHPPADQQGA
- a CDS encoding DUF885 domain-containing protein — encoded protein: MVTTDTSPAARPHTRIDAVADAYTDTLVRLNPSLATTLGLPGRETEYQDFSPAGIAEFAEVARRALTDLEGLEPEDDVDAVTLDAMRERLGLQLLIHASGWEYADLNNIASPAQDIRAIFDLMPTATDQDWEHIAGRAQNVPAAVEGYIESLRLARDAGRVAAARQVNIVIEQATKYAAADGFFAKLAAGAATETGPLGTALQEKLDAGAAAARRAYTGLAEFLRTNLLPAAPEKDAVGKARYALASRSFLGATVDLEETYAWGVQELDRLIAEQEVVAGTIKAGASIAEAKEILNNDPARQIKGTDALKVWMQELSDKAVAELAGVHFDIPDVMKKLECLIAPTDEGGIYYTGPSDDFTRPGRMWWSVPAGEDTFTTWAETTTVYHEGVPGHHLQVATATYRRELLNKWRRNICWTSGHGEGWALYAEKLMQELGYLDDAGDHMGMLDMQRMRAARVVFDIGVHLELEVPARWGTGTWTPDKGYGFLKANLPISEGQLNFEFTRYLGWPGQAPSYKVGQRLWEQIRAELESRPGFDLKEFHTKALNIGSVGLDTLRRALLS